CCGTGCTCCCACATCCCGGGAAACCCGGGATTATACCTGGGGGAAGTGTCATCTACCattaaaagtcacaaaaatagggtgtggttggtggtgacggttgcataacagtgtgaatgtgcttcatgccactgaactgtacacggaaaaatggttaagatgggaaactttatgtttattttaccacaattttaatcGTGAtcctaatcatcatcatcatcatcatcctaacATTTGAAAAATCATATGAATAAATATTGTGCATTAGTGATCTGTGCATTATAAATTCCTAAAAAGTGGCATCTTTCTGATGAATGGCCATTTTCCCCCTTCTTATGATTTTGAGATGACCGTGACCCTTAAAATGACTTTTGATCGGACATTTTGCATCCTCACGTTTTTCCTATGTGTCTCCCGAGCcggtttttattttgttggttaCAGTATGGAGATGAAGTTCCTGGACCAGAAATGGAAAATGCCTGGAATGCTTTAGCCAACAACGAGAAATGGAGCAACAACCTGAGGGTCTCCTTGCAGTTCCTGATCAGCCTGTGTGGGGTTAGCAGTGACACGCTTCTCCTGCCCTACGTGAGTGCCCCTCTGACCTTCAGTGGTCGTTACTCCGTCAGTGGTTCCATCAGCGGTTTGCAAGTCGGAATGTGCTCTTTGCTCCAAGTAGAACAGAGATGTCAGATTTCATCAGTCACGCTAATCTCCTGTGAGCTTTCTAGCTATTATATAAAAGTTCCCTTCTGCCCCTCTGAGATGCGGACTAGTGTCCTAGTGACACCTCTGTCATCCCCTTTCTAAGACTTTGGACACAGAAACCTATGAATTTAggcatagacatttttctaacaaTTACCTATAAATCTATCTTCTAGAAACATTAGACCCACCTGTTATGTAAGAGAAACTAGGTGTCCCATTATATTTTTACTAATAAAGTGTTTCATGTTTACTTCCTGATGCTCTTCAGACAATAAAAATGCAGAATATCCCAGTTTGTCTCTTCAAAGGCAGGtggtaagagagagaaagaagcaaagagaaatCCTACTGAGATTCCCACCACTTAGTGTTTGTATTTAAAGGTGAGGTGATCAACAAACCCACTACACGTTTAAAGCCCTGACTCAGTTGGCCTCTGTGCGCTGGTTGCTTTTCTGAGAGATTCTGTGCCTGCCGGCTGTTCTGGGTCACATCAGCCGCGTTACAGCTTCCGTGCCTCAGGTCTGGGGGCTATGGTGATGCAGACCTTTAGTCCAGAGTTATTTTTGCAACTTAAAACTCTGCAGACAGCTCAGACTCGTTTGTTTCTTGGGTAGAAGAAAGTAGCAGGAgactgaggttttgttttttttttttaacagaaacagCTAGCAGTTTTTCCCCCATGgttttgtataaataaaatactttctcaAGATAAGACCTTACATGGCAAGTTTTTAGTTTAGATAGAATCATGTTTAGCCCACAAGTTATCCCCAAAGTAACTTTCGTAAACTCAGCCATTAGGGAAGGTAAGGCCTTTAACCACACACTCCTATCAGCTGTGCATGTGAAAAGGGGTGAATTTTAACCCAGACACTTGACTCCtcctgggagagaaggaggatgAGCTATAGGGTGAGCGCTCCTGGGGGATGATGTGGTCATCAAAATGAACGGGTTACCATCTCTGCTGTCGACAGCCTAACATACTTGCGGGCGTGCTCTGGAAGATATCCCTTGTGTTCTGTTTTTCGTCTCAGATTAAAAAGGTGGCCATATACTTGTGCCGTAATAACACCATTCAAACCATGGAGGAGCTTCTGTTTGAGCTACAGCAGACGGAGCCGGTGAACCCCATCGTCCAGCACTGTGACAACCCGCCCTTCTACCGCTTCGCAGCCAGCAGCAAGGCCTCGGCAGCAGCCTCCGGTAGGACACAGGCGGCTGGGTAGACACCTTGTCGTGGAGCTCTGGATTTACCTTTATGTAGAGCATTGAAAGGATATGAGTATGTGTTTGTTACTTTCTCTTATTCCTGCATATACACTCATTTAAAAGACGGCTTACGGATAgctgagactctcagggccttggctGATGAATGAAATGATTTTGTAAGGATAACCAGTAGTCGGGATCCAGGgactcacatgccacagagcttTTTGCTTTAGGCTGAGCTTAGAGTGGACACTAATCATTTAGGTATTTCATTTCTGGACCTTCCTTCTTGTATCGATGGAATTCTCTTGGCTATTATTCTCCCAGGGTTTACTAAAATGCCCCCTGACCAGTGTTATCACTTTCAATAAATTGGTCTCTCAGCatcattttatgaaatatatacCACCCTCCTCAAATTCCTTGATGCTATCTTCCTTTCAATTCACCTAACACTGTAACTACCTTCAAACCTCTCTCCTCCCCTGGTCTCTTATGCCCTCTGTGTGCCCCACATCCTGCTGCCAGAGCAGTGTTCTTGCGAAGAAGCAGTGGCCTAGGGATCAGAAGCTCTAGGTACTTGGAAATGCTTCACTAACATTCGTTTAATAACTCCTGGACCCAGAAATGCTAAAGCAGCTAACAGCAGGGCTGGCCACTATAAATAAGCTTGTTACCTAAGTAGCCAGGAAGAAAGGGTTTCAAGAATGTTTGCAGCCTCGCTTTATAAGAGAGTTGAGGAATTTGGTTTGACCATAACAGATGTCTGGGATTCTCCATTTCAGTGGGGCAGGCTTGGAAGGTTGTTTAGAATGTCTGAGATTGTGCAGAAGATGTAAGGAATCTCACAAACAGATTTTACAGGAAATCCTTTCCTGGAATTACTTGAGACTTGAGCTTGACCCCATCGCAGGAATTTCTTTCTAAGTGTTGTTCTTTAATCCCATCTACAGGAACCACCTCCAGCAGCAATACAGTGGTTGCTGGCCAGGACAGTTTCCCAGACGCTGAGGAGAGCAAGATATTGAAAGAATCTGATGAGAGGTTGGTGCACAAATTTGGTTTAATATCCAGCTTAACTTTCAGCAATTGTCTATACAAAGCATTAGCAAAATTTGTGGGGCTTCataaatttcacacacacacacacacacacatacacacatccttctttgttttttagaaaCACAGATTGACTTTCAGACTCTGCTCTGTATATCCCTAAAGATAACAATTTCCTGCTGAGCAAAGCCAGAGGAGAGAAAGATTAAGAGAGATGTTGTTCTGGTGGCTGAAGCCTACTTACCCCAGGGCTTAATAAAAACCACAGGTTGTTCTGCTAGTGGGCACAGACCATCTGGAGTTAGAGGGAATTTCCACGTGAAATGTTCAAATCTGGGTCTTGAATAATTTCTTAGAGATAGAGTAGTTATCTtgaggtgaattctatgaaacatcaTCATTCTTCTTTTACCTTTACTCTGTCACCTCTGGGTTAACGAAGAACACTGTCTAAAAGAAGTCTCAATCCCCTTCCTATTAGCTCTTTAATGGTAATATTTCTCTTGTTCGTATTTCTGCCCTCATGTTGTCTAGGAGCTACCCATAAGTAAGCAAAATCTGGATCACTATTTCCTGCAGTTGGTTATGAAGAGCAGAGAGACAAACCAAAAGAGATAACAGGActcaaatttgaaaattaaaattagaatgatTCTCATGGTGTTGAAAACTCCTTAGGTTGAATATTTTCTAGTGAAAAGTAATGGGGAGCCCTGTCCCATAAGAAATTAATAACAAGGGTGAGATATTCAGaaattcatactggagaaaaTTTAGTGGatcaaataatgaaaataattcatttagCCTAAAAAGCCCCTAGATGCTTCATGACCATCCTCGGGATTTCATCCTGTACACGAGAATACGTCAGGGGCTACACGTGGAAGATTATCTGACATGGGGCTGGAGTTCTGAAAGTTCATTCTCTAATTTAGGCACTTATCAAATTCCTCAACATGTTGATTACTGGCTGGCTGCAGATGCTCATCCTGTGAGCTTGTCTTCAGATCAAAAGCTCTAACTCAGTAGGTCATGAATTATAGACCTTTTCCTTTACAGTTCTCCAATAAAGGCCTTTCTTTCTCAGAAATAGATAATTTTCATACTCTATACATCAATGACAGTACAAGATTATTAATTAATGTgttattttttcatctatatttgccagtgccttctttggaaaactccctcatggtaaaaaaaaaaaaaaaatcacatatttctCTAAAGATATTTCTACTTTCTGGTGGGAGTGTAGCATTCTTTATCATTTAATGTGTAGTCTGAATTTTTCATGTCAATTGTATTAAGGGTAGAAAGGTGATACATTTCCATACATTAACATCTCATTACAAAGGCCCCTTTAGGACCAGAGTTCTGAGTGTCCTGCCTAAATTTTTAGTGGTAgcctttaaaatgaagaagcCAGAGAATATGTGTACTAGGCTTTCTTGTTTATCTCTTGCTTTCCTGCTCTATCGTCACATCCCTGTTGGCCATTACAAAGCCTGGTGCTACCCacatttttacatatttgtgCACATCTATTATTTCATACTGACTCTATCTGTTTATCTACCTATAGGTAGATTAATTggtcatatttatatgtatgatcATACCTATATGAATATTCTATTACAAAGGATACTGTTATTCCATTGACCCTATATTCCACCTATGCTATTTCTCTAATATAGTCTGTCTTTTCTTTGAAGGTAGACTGTGCCCTCAGCCTAAAGTATCTTTTTTCTCTGCAATCTACTTATCGCCTTCCTCCCTGTCATGTTGATTTATAGATACTTGTAAACACGCTTGTGTCTCAACCACTAGATTTTCATTCTTAGAAAACAGATTATGTAGCTCTTATACATATTTCTATCCTCAGTGATTACCCTACTATGCTGCACAtggtaatcatttttttaaatgtgtattcaGTATGTGAATGAAAATTGGAGAAACATCACAGCCCCAGAGGTGGATAAGCTGTCCAGACACCCTCCAgcccccctttctccctccctcttactAACCCCATTACACAAGACAGTTATTTACGCTGTTCTTTACAATCCTTCTAGACAAAGAGCCTACATAGGTAATCTTGGTCACAAATACTCATGACCTGGCTGCTGTGTGACACAACTCCCGGGGGTACCAGTCACCAGAATGCATTGTTGGGCTCCAGGGGGCACCGTGGAGTTGTGCAAAGCGGCAGCCCTGATGCCATGTTCTTTACAACTAGTTAATGGTTCTTAGATATAGttcagaaatatttaataataccGTACCTACTGACATAAAATTTAGATACCTTATAGTAAAACcagggtaaaagaaaaagagtcaAGCTAAAAGGAAAGTAAGATAGTTATGTCAAAAGTCCTAAAGAGAACTACTAAAAGTTAATATTAACCTAACATTGAGTTCCTCAATAGtcaaagtaagaaaagaaaaatagagcaaatTTTGTAACTTTCaatacatcaaaaaataaacaaacaaaagcaattcATTGGCAGCTACTAAATAAGTATTCCTAAGCTCTAAGAAGTATTTAtcatgtagtttttaaaattaaacaataaagtgaacatatatttttaattaaaataacagtTTGTAAAATATGCAGAAACAAACCgtttaagtatttttaatgcaTCAACCATTAATAAAAGCCATGAAAGGATTGTTCATAAGGAACTAAAAGCAATAAACTTTAGCTATGTAAGTTTCTGGTGATCTGTGTTGATACAGGGATAGAGATTAGTAATCCACAGAAAGTTGTGTAAGTATTAATTTGAGcaaagtcagcaagagaaaattTAGGGAAACACTTCGTGCTTCTCGTTTTTCTCTTAGCAGAGCTATTTTTATGATACATTTCTAAGACATGTACCTTTATATTAAAAGACTGTTCAGTCTACTTAGTCCTTGAAATTCCTCTAGGACCTAGacccaaaattattttcttcaaccCAGGAAAGCAAATGAACACAGAAGATTTTACTCTTGGGAATcagttttttactttttctttttgccaagTGTACACTTCCCTACTCTGTGGTTTCAACCTTCTCCAGAATAAAGAGAATAGTCTGGAAGGGGCTTGCTCCTCCCATTCATCTTGGCCTCATAAACTCTTCCTAGCAATCCTTTAGATCTAtctcaaaaggaaaagagaagaattgCCATCCATTCTATAATTCTTCCCTGCCTGGCCTTCCCGAGCACGATTGTAAAACCGACGTATATCACAATTCTTGAATAGCTGGGAAGGCTGCAAAGCTCTCTGTCCTGTGGAAATCTCTGGATGTGGAATTCTTTTATCACCCTTTTTTATTCCCTGTTGAATGATGTCTGGGCTCTGCATATGCTGTTTATAGCTTTGCATTTATCAGCATAAATATGATTGTAGAACTTCTTCAGAAGGTAATAGATTTGTCACTTTTCCAATTTCATAAGTACCAGTCCGATTTAGACAATCACGTGGCCTGATTTATATGAAACTAAGCAGATGTCCTCCATTTTCTGTTTTATGGATTCACAAATTAATAGCCcaaaagataagagaatgaaGAATGTTTGAAATACAAAGTTACCGGGAGAAAGATGGCTTgtcaggaccaaaaaaaaaaaaaaagctgctgcaGATATCTACAGAGTGAATAAAACCAAAGGCTTTGTACtcaatatatttctatattcagAAAATCCAAATCATCGTTGCAGTGTTCTGAGGGTATACCCTGGGACAAGGCAGCATCTTAATGGTACCTCCAGTACATTTTCCTGAAATATCACTCTTTCTCCATACATTGATGAGGACAGCTACAGCCGTGTATTTTCTGGTGTTCCAGAGGGAAATAGAGTGTTGATCTGCTATCAATTAGGATGGAACACCCAGTTAGTAATGTAGATAAAACCCACTTTGTATCATTTTATGTAAAGTAAATATAGACGTACCATTTCACCCACCCTTCCCCTCATCCACACCCTTGCCTGACCTTATAGCTCTTTAGATGGTAAAAATGCTGTTGATTTGTAAGTCTTTGGTGCCCTGAAAAGGCATTCTAGAAATCCAAGGTAGCGGTATAATAATTAATACCTTATGGTTGGATGGCGACTTGCAGTTTTGGAAATTCTCACAtcatttcttttgattcccacAGCAGTCCCAACAAAAGATGGGGTGAAATAAATGGTgaagtgttattattattcctttttggCAGGTGTGGAAACAGGGTCCCCAAGGAGGTaaaggacttgcccagggtcaccaaGCTAGTGAGCGAGAGCTCAGCCTGAGATCACATGTCCCCCATTCTCGGAGGCAACACGGCAATAAAAGCGTCCCTGTACTGCCACCTTCCTCGGCCTGACACTGGACAAGTTGCTTAGCCTCACtcggcctgtttcctcatttgcaaagtaAATGATGCTTATCTCAAAGTTGAGTGagtgagattaaatgagttaatgtatgtgAAGTTATTATACTTcgacctttttctcttttttttttttttttttgattacttcTTAAGCCACAAGAGAGACCAGACAGAAAGAGTCCCTCTGGTCCTCCTTTTCCGGTCAGCGGCCTGAGAGGGTAAAAGGAATGATGTCCGTGTCACTAGTCTAGTGTCAACACTGCTGTAGTCACTGGTAGTTGCACACGGGAAGAAACAGTGGATAGAAGGATGGCTGCGGTGATGGCATTTCTTAGGACACCTTTGGATTAATCATGAAAACAACTACCCTCTGAGCAGCTGCGGGCAGCGTTTAGTACATAAACTGTCATGCAAGTCGAGAGGTTCAAATCTTCGTGTTCACTTTAAGAACACTCGTGAATCAGCCCAGGCCATTAAGGGTATGCATATCCGAAAAGCCACCAAGTATCTGAAGGATGTCACTTTAAAGAAGCAGTGTGTGCCGTTCTGTCATTACAATGGTGGAGTCGGTAGGTGTGCCCAGGCCAAACAGTGGGGCTGGACGCAGGTTCAGTGGCCCAAGAAGAGTGCTGAATTTTTACTGCACATGCTCAAAAATGCAGAGAGTAATGCTGAACTTAAGGGCTTAGATGTAGATTCTCTGGTCATTGAGCATATCCAGGTGAACAAAGCCCCCAAGATGCGGCGCAGGACATACAGAGCTCATGGTCGGATCAGCCCATACATGAGCTCTCCCTGCCACATTGAGATGATCcttactgaaaaagaacagattgttcctaaaccagaagaggaggttgcccagaagaaaaagatatcccagaagaaattgaagaaacaaaaacttatggcCCGGGAATAAATGCTGCAAAaagtaaatgcaaataaaagtaaaaaaaaaaaaaaaaaaaaagagtccctcTGGTTATATTACACCTCCACTAGTACCTTTTCctaaaaacattttaaggaaaacTTTAAAGCTGGTTAAGTCCAAAATTTGTTATGAAACTATTTTTGTTTCCAACTATTTCCAATTCTATCTCCTTTCACTTATTCAATCATTCAGCAATTATTTCTTGACCACCTCCCATATGCCAGGTTACCATGTGAATAAAGGATTCATGTTATTCAGTAGCATGcccattttatttccaaacaaATGTTATAATTTTC
The nucleotide sequence above comes from Balaenoptera ricei isolate mBalRic1 chromosome 18, mBalRic1.hap2, whole genome shotgun sequence. Encoded proteins:
- the LOC132352644 gene encoding large ribosomal subunit protein uL22-like; this translates as MHIRKATKYLKDVTLKKQCVPFCHYNGGVGRCAQAKQWGWTQVQWPKKSAEFLLHMLKNAESNAELKGLDVDSLVIEHIQVNKAPKMRRRTYRAHGRISPYMSSPCHIEMILTEKEQIVPKPEEEVAQKKKISQKKLKKQKLMARE